The genome window AGTCTGAggcctcttcttcctcttctccttcACCTGGATTGCCTAACAAGTGTCCTCCTCCAACTGCGCCAATGGTGCAATGGGTCCCAAAATCCACTTCTGATCGACTGCTTCAGAAATTCTTTGATGCCGCAGAGTTTGACTTTGATTATGAGCAGAGTGGATTGTGGTCTCCTCCCGTAAAGCGCACCGTGTTCTTGAGCTCACAAGGTAGAATTTTCACGGAGCAAGAAATGCTAGCTAAACTTTCAACTCTAACGGATGCTCCTACTTCAACACACAAAGCTTGCTGCAGAGTAAGTTGCTAGCTACCTGTTTACTCTGTTTTTGTGTActtgtttctttcttcctttaaGGATATTTTTATGTATGTTTCCGTGTGATCTTTTATAGGCGTTCTGGTGCTTTTGAAGGATGCCTTGAAGCCATTCTTACAGTATATTCGTGAGGATTGCAGGTCAAGAAACAAATACTGAGCAAACAAGAATGAAGAAACAGAGAACCCCATTTTTAGTTCTCTTCTCCTTTATCATGTAAAAATGTCcctttctaaaaaaaattaagaaaatcaaaagaatttttaaatataagaaATATGTTGTCATCGACCCCTTTAGTTCTTTGAGTTTTTGCCTTGTTCTTGGTCTTTCTTTAATTGCATTTGCAAAACTGAAAAGTTCTGTAATCTGCATATGCTCAGTTGTTCAATTAGCTAGTGATTCATTAGTGGAAGCCATTTAGAATTATCTGTTAGCAGAAGGCAAAAACTGGGTATTGGCTAGCCACAAAGATTTTTACTGCAGGAGGTGTATTATAtaaatgatgaagaaaaaatagagCTGGGTTCTGGCAGTGGAATTTATAGCCTATGGTAAACTTTTGCAAATGTGTCAGTTTCATGATGTTATTATGATGGATCCATGACCAGGCCTGAATTCTGATAATGACTTGTAAACATCAGGACAGGTTCaaacccccaaaaaagaaaaggggaaaaattTGTCATTGCTAGTTTTTCTACTAAGGAAAATCCCTTAATCTTTCTGTGGAGGAACATGCGTTAATTAACATTCTGTAATTAGTGAGGTCATGCACCATATTTGACAGACTTGTGAGAAACATATCCCAAAATCACAGCTCATTCAGACAGAGACTTCTTGTGGGTCCTCTAATTGCAGTATTTGCATTCAAGAACGAAGGGAACAATGTCATGCAAGAAAAACTTGCAGAGATAtcactgttttgctatctcTCATCCAATCACATTCTACCATGTAGAATCCTTATCACGCGTGTGATTGGTtggaaataacaaaatagtgttatccCCTTGATATGCAAGTTCTTCTCGAGCTTCACAGACTTCTAAGATTACCTGCTGCAGCTCTGTTTCATGCAAGCTTTGAAGAATTCCACTTGTAAAAACAGATTCTTTGTTTTAGTGTGACAAGGTCAGGAAACTTCAAAGGCAGAGCCTTCATCAAACACAGAAAGATAGCTACTTTCAAACTATGCGGCTATTCCCATTCACACCTTTGCATATTGAGTTTTACATCTACAATGTGGGGTGGTCCTGACATTTTAGGGTctgagatgaaaaaaaaaaaaagactactTTTTGTATATACTTACAATCTCAttcaatatataaatttttaaataattagaaaacatAGAAGCTACTCATatgtagaaaataaaataatatcgTACAGCTGAATTGAAAAAAGTTCAAAGTGCTTCTTTGGTGGATGATTTGTTAGGGGTGTCTAGACCCCGCTTGATTTGTGTTGGCTAGTCTGTTTTGTGTGTTTGGGGTTTTCCCCCCCAGttcactgaaaaaaaaaaaagaaaaaaaaaagttcaaagtGGGAAGGCTATAGCCTTTTGAAAGGGGGAACCTATTCTCTCAGGTAAACCTTTTAAGTAAAGTAAAAATTTTCCTACAGAACCCTATGATCTTGATCGCTTATATATGTTCCTATAGAAGCCTCTGCTTTTCATCTGCAAGGAGTATGTACACCtgcaatgagagagagagagagagagagagagagagagaattaatatatgttgacagattttcttctcattagTCATTGCTGATAGAATTAATATCTATAGATGAAAATGGAAGTATATTAAGTTCCATTATACTTACAGAGTAAAGGTTGAAATTAGAGCTCTAAGTATGCATAACATGACATTGGTACAGGATCTTGCTCCAGGATTTCCTTCCCTATAATTCCACCTTTCAAAGTTTTAAACATTTTAGTCCTCGGGGGGTGGATTTTTAGGGTCCACTGTAAATGGCTTACTGAATGGTACAACATTTTGAACCTGCAAAGGAGATTATGAGCATCTCAGAATCTgcaaaagcttttaacttccaaaaaaaGCAAATTACAGCCACAGTACACAGCGCACAATTAAGGGACATAAGTCAGGCTGTGACATCAAATGTCTTGCCAGATGCATAGGGGCTTTCCAACGCAGCAACACAAATCTGAGCGACCTCCTCTCTTGATATCCTACCCTGTATATTGCTGGgatcaaaagaagaataagTATTATGTGACAACTGGGTTGCTGACAAAATGTGAGGAGCTGAAACTTTGAATCTTGGGATGTTGTTGTTGCATTGTATGAGCTGAAATATTATGACAAAATTGTATATTTAAacggtatagccgcgcggctataccccTTTAATATATGCGAATATTTTAAACGTctagccgtacggctatactcttaatTTGTTTAACGGAAGaaattatgtttatttaacaattcaAAACATAGATATTAAGTATATGTTGTTTAATACTAGCTGACTATGATATTGGGTTTGTGAATTTCTAAAatgttatattattttatcttttgtgTGGTATTCTGTAGCAATCCTCTTCAGAATTTCGAGATAATACAAGCTAATTTCACAGAGAGGAGAAGCCATAGAAAAGCAGAACGCAGTGATGACTTTGATTCATGCCTATTTCAGTCAATGGATCGAGGTGAGTGTTTTGATGTTACTGATTCTATTTAATTCTTCTAATCCCTTTTTTCTCCCTTGACTTGTGTTAATTTTCCCAGGTAACAAATGTCCTTTGTGCCCAACACTTCTTTTCATTAGTCCTGGAACATGTGCAATAATATTTTAGGTTTGTCAGCATGATATGtgctttctaattttttgtgctTAATTAGTGCTATAGCTTTCAGAGTTTACCTAGATTGTTTGCTTTAGTTCTGTGGTCTACCTTCaatatcttctttttgtttttgccagTGTGACACTTAACGACTTAACACAAAAGAACTTCCCAGAGGAATTTGCCGAAAGGAAGTTGCAGAATGATACAATGACAAACTTTGGTGTTGATTCGATGCCACTTATTGTAATGGATGTTGTGCTCCCATTTCACAAGTTTCCACTACGCATTTTTGAACCTCGGTACAGACTTATGGTAAGTTGGTTAGCagtttatatttttcacatatgacattcataaaatatttaaacgTACAAGTGCATTTGCTGCAAAAGAACTATGTTGACAAACTTATCTGGCAAGTTTTGTATACCTACTTGGTACATTTCTACAGTCCATGTGATCCATAtgttgtgttgtttttgttgaatattcataGATTTTTCTTGTACCTTGTCACTTAAACAACAGGTAAGGAGGATAATGGAAGGCAACCGTCGGATGGGAATGGTAGATTATTGTCACTGGtccttttctttcccttttaaCTTTCTTAAGGGGATTTCAATGGTGAATAGTTCAAAATTGCGGTATTATTTTtcgtttttggtttttgttctacattttatttttcagctTTACTTACTCAATTTTTGCAGGAAATAGCTTGTTTTGTCAAGCTGGAAGAGTACTGGTTAAATCCAACATCAAAGGATTTGATTGAGACTagaaaaatttggaaatatcAGTGGAAAGACCATGGTAAATTTTGTGATCTGCTTGCTGAAGATTACTTCAATTTAGCATTCAAGTTTTATGAAGATGTTAATGTGACAAAGTTGCTTGAGGATGCTGGAATTTCAGTTGGGATGGATTTTGATCCTAATTTGATCATTCAAGTGATAAGGAAAAAGACTAACAACTTCGCAAATATAAAGTGTTATAATGGAATGTTGTGGGAAGTCCAAATCTGCTTCGAAAAAGATGGAATGTTTCGGGACTGTAACATGAGGCCTCAGGATATGTTTCAGAActgtaaaaggaaaataaatacatatgaCAAAATATCTCTTCCAATGCCACCTACAATAAAGGCACAGGTAATACCAAATTGTGCTTTCCGAGTTCTATGTTGTAATCACACATTTATAAATTGCCTATGTGATTGCAGAAATGTGATGGTGGAGACGAGGATGATGGCTATCGCTTATATATGTTCCTATAGAAGTCTCTGCTTTTCATCTACACCTGcaatgtgagagagagagagagagagagagagagagagagagagagagagagagagagagagagagagaattaatatatgttgacagattttcttctcattagTCATTGCTGAtagaattaatatttttagatGAAAATGGAAGTATATTAAGCTCCATTATACTTACAGAGTCAAGGTTGAAATTAGAGCTCTAAGTATGCATAACATTACACTGGTACAGGATCTTGCTCCAGGATTTCCTTTCCTATAATCCCATCTTTCAAAGTTTTAAAGTAAACATTGTAGTCCTTCTAATCcctacaaaatgaaaatattttttttatcattgaAGGTAGAAGATGGATTACTCATGAAGAAAACTTATCCTGTCTAATCCCAACAAACATGGAAAGTTCACCCCTACCTTCATCTTCTCCTTCAATATACCTTAGATTTAGTGACTTatcaagttttcttctttcataaTCAAAATTAGTAATTGACTCTTTCTACTCTTTAACTAACTGCTTTAGGGTTCTTTACCTGTGCATTAAGTTCTGGTATCTTGGGACAGGTTTTATTTAGTCTCCTTTAGAATTCCGATAGCTTGTTTTGTCAAGCTGAAAGAGTGCTGGTTAGATCCAACAACGAATTTGTTTGAGACTAATGAAAAATCAGTGGAAAGACCATGGTAAATTCTGTGATCTGCTTGCTGAAGACTACTTCAATCTAGCATTCAAGTTTTATGAAGACGTTAATGTGACAAGATGCTTGAGGGTGCTGGAATTTCGGTTGGGATGGATTTTGATCCTAACTTGATCATTCAAAGTGATAAGGAAAAAGACTAACAGCTTCGCAGATATAAAGTGTTATAATGGAATGTTTTGTTTGGGAAGTCCGATTCTGCTTCGAAAAAGATGGAATGTTCCGGGACTGCAACATGAGGCCTCAGGATATGTTTCATAACTCTAAAAGGACAATGAATACACATGACAAAATTTCTCTTCCGATGACAATAAAGGCAGAGGTAAATACCAAATTGTGCTTTCCGAGATCTATGTTGTAATCACACATTTATAAATTGCCTATGTGATTGCAGAAATGTGATCGTGGAGACGAGGATGATGGTGGTAAGACTGCTACTATAGGTGATTAGCCCAAGCAATGAGCACAAAAggctggtggtggtgatgagcAAGTTAAAGTTctaaacatattttttttattttttcatctttttttaatgtttgtgTTATGTTGATGTTTCCAGGTCTGAACTTGAGTCACACAACAAGGCTAAGCATAGTGTTGAGGGTGATACCTTAATTTTGCGAAGGTTTTGGTGATGATCGGTTGTGGTTTTATATGTTTAAACCTcagtttttctatttctttaaCTTTGATTAATAATTTACTTTAAGAACACTACTTTTAACTGTTTCTTTATTGTCAGCAACTACCACTTTCATTCCAAAATGAATCTCGCGCACTAATTGGGTCAAATTACTCTTGGTTTACATTGAACTTGTATACTTAATGCCGGAATACTTGCTCTATTGGTCGTGAGCCTTGATTGCTATGGCTAATGTCTTAATGAAAAATTGACCTACAATAACCCTCATAGCTAATCATAGTCCAATTTCCTGTAAGCTTCTACAATCTGCCTGTAGTGTACAGAAAGTGCTTGCTCTATGAACCCTTCTTAGTTTTATAAGCCGCAGCATTGGAATTTCCTTCTTGATTTGATATAAAACTGTGACATTGATCTCCATCTTCACTTTTATGCCGAGGCTGCAAACTCTGTGTGCTGCGCTACCATTGAAATGGTTACAAGCCATGATTCTGCCACTGTCTTTAACTTAACATTCAAGGCCAAACACATGTACAATAATTTATGTACgcatatttttaaaatcattagAAAAGATTATATAAGCNTACTCATATGtagaaaggaaaataatattatacagctgaattgaaaaaaaatttcaaacctcTATAAATAATCAGGAGGTTTGGACCTCATCATGATCAAGGCTATAGCCTTTTGAAAGTGAGAACCTATCGTCTCAGGTGAAACATTTTAAGTCATGTGGATTTGTCCTACAGAAGTTTATAATCTTGGTCGCTTATGTATGTTCTGTAGAAGCCTCTGCTTTTCATCTGCTATGAGTATATACACCtgcaatgagagagagagagagagagagagagagagagagagagagagagagagagattaatatatatatgttgacagattttcttcttattaGTCATTGACTCATTGCTGAGAGAATTATCTCAGATGAAAATGGAAGTATATTAAGCTCCATTATACTTACAGAGTTAAGGTTGAAAATAGAGCTCTATGTGTGCAAAACATTACACTGGTACAGGATCTTGTTCGAGGATTTCCTTTCCTGTAATTCCATCTTTCAAAGTTTTAAAGTAAACATTGTAGTCCTTCTCGGGGGGTGGATTTTGAGGGTCCACTGTAAATGGCTCACTAAATGGCACAACACTTTTAACCTGCAAATGAGTTTATAAGCATCTCAGAAGCTgcaaaagcttttaacttccaaaaataGCAAATTACAGCCACAGCACACAGCACACAATTAAGGGACATAAGTCGGGCTGTGACCTCAAATGTCTTGCCAGATGCATAGGGGCTTTCCAACGCAGCAACACAAATCTGAGCAACCTCCTCTCTTGATATCTTACCCtgcaaatatataaatactaTAAATCATAACATTCAGATACTATTACTATTACAAGGGAAAGAAAGAGCAATACATGCGATCACAGGCATACAACAAAGAGAGAATAGTGATCTTCTATTTGATTATATACCGTTATATTGTCTCCTTGGTCAAAAATGAGATCTGCTCCGGCAGGCTCCTCAGTTAATGCACAAGGCCTCACAATTGTATATGGTATTCCACTTTCCCGTATTAAATCCTCCCCCTGCTCCAAAACTTATCAATGTACAAAATCGAAAAGCTAAATCTgacccagaaaaagaaaaataacagaAAAGAGCTAAGAAGTGGTATTTTGATACActgattatatataaaaatatcaaacagCTTGCACTGAATTAGTATGAAACCTTCAACTTGAATGTCAGGATAAAATCCAATTCCTTGTTTAAGCGAACAGCAGGAGGTTGTTTACTTAGATCAAGTCCAGGCCTGTCAGGTCGGGTAACTCCTGCAGAACCGACGTGTACGAACCTACACGGAACACAAGCAAAGCGATTCTTTAAACACTAAAACAGAAAGTGCACCTAGCAGATCAAATATGTTTAGTCATAAGAAGATAAtccaacaaaatgaaaagaatgtGAAACCTGGGAGTAATAGGCTCTTTTAGATATGCTCGTATGCTTGATAATGGGAGCTTAAATTCCCCTTCCACAAAAGTAGGATTCAGTTTcccatcaaattcaaacttgCTAAACATGAGCTGCCATAATTTTGAATCCCATCAATAAAcatagaagaaaatgaagtgaAAGAATAGACTAAACGAAAATGGCTGCAAAAATGTGCCTGCAATGATACAATATTGCTGGGGTCAAAAGGTGGTGCATCCGATACGGTTCTTGCTCGAAATATCGgcttcaaagaagaaaatggcaCACGTACCTGGAAAAAAATGTGACAGATGACTAATGGAGTCTGAGATATGTAACTACAATTTTAATGTCGATCAAGGAGCTAGTGTGTTACTTACTGTCTGCCACTGGTCTCCAACAGTGTCAAAGCCTGCTGTGTAACCAACAGTATCCCAATCACGACTTGTGCGAACAATTAGTTTATAGCGACGACCATCACCTTTAAGGCGCAGCTCCAAACCATCATATGCAGAGAGATCCTCAGCTGTTGATAGATTCTAGATACAAGCATATTCATCACTAGACGATAAGCAACTGACCAACTTCAAGGAACAGTAAAAAATTCTATGCACACGATGTTTACAAGTCACAAGAAAACGTTGCTCTTTACCTTTGTTCTGATACTGGTAAAACCACCATTGTTTGCAGTGGAAACAACCCCTGAAGGAGAAGAGACATACCAAATGAataaatttcaactaaacccATCCAAATATGAATAGTTCTAATAGAATCACCAGTGAGAATGCAATACAAAGACACCAGTTCTAAAGTTTGAAAAGATCATACCTTTAAAAATTCCAGTTGGTCCACCATTTTCACCACCGTTTGGATCAATCTGAAATGTACTTTCACTCACTCCACCCATCACAACATCATCTAAAGCACCCCAAGCCAATTCCCTATAATTATTATCTGcaaattacaaacaaagaaaagaatctCAAAtggtatataatatatatgttccCCTAATAGAATATTGGCATTGATGATTTCAGTTAGGTTCCATGTATGAAAAGTTCGAGCGTCTACCCTAGCATGTTAAGTATAATGGACTGCAGAATAACATGTTTTTTTATGAAGGTTCTTCACATTTGCTTTCCatactatttttcatattaaccTAAATTCTCCACCGTTTTTTACCTTTTCCAaaagagtttttttatttatttcccaATTATTTGTACAAGAACAACTGGACCAAGTATAACACAGCAGAAAGGATGGAAATCAGTGGTTTCAGCATACAGAAGAGTGTACCTTCAAATCCAAATAGTAGTTTTCCATCTTGAAGTCCAACGCTTCCTTTTACAGCATTGATCAAATTTCTTATTCCAATGTACTCCACCTTTTCAGGCGAATCCCCCTTGATCTGCTTCCATCAATCAACCAATGATTCATAATTACTAAGAAGAACATGTTTTattacacacacaaaataaataagaaaataattcaagTTCCAAGTTAAACTTTCAAGAAAATGCTGACTCCAGATACAGAATGTAAGCAAACAGTTCGTCACCTCTGGTTCAAAGAACTTGATTCCCTGTACAAAACATAATAGAATATCAAAGCTGCTTAagatagaaaaaaataattgtggAAAATATTGCAGGCGTAGGAAGTCCATGGCAGTCCAAGTTTGCAAAACATAGAAGTTaaaaaatgaagttttttCAACTTAAAAATGTTTTGAACATACCTGGCTGTATTTTTGCCTGTCAGGAGTGTCACCTTCCTTTGGACCAACAATGACAGAAACAGCATTAATCACTCTCCTCACTCCTTTGAAGTACTCGGGAACCAGAGTACTCTCCTTAGTAATGTCTCCAacaatctgaaatttttccaGGAAGAAACCAGGGTCACCATTGACTACGGAAAACTAAGAAACGAAACCACCATAAATTCTTTTACAATTATGACAAACAAATGGAATCTAAATGTGACAgttaataaacaaataatttggGCATGGACAGAAGCATAACCAAGTAGGAATTACATAACTAGTTTTGACCAAGGAAATTGAAGATACATGGGTTGCTAGCTCACCAAGTCAACATCCGGGCCTAACATTTTCCTTGCTTTCTCTTCATTTCTAACCTGAGAGAAGTTTATatgaaaacatagaaattCGAGAAAGGAACAAGTAAGAGTAAAGGGAAATGGTAAGAGCAGAATACCAATACTCGGACCGGAAGCCCTTTCTTCCTTAAGACGTCGACCACCCTTCGACCTACACCACCAGTTGCTCCAGCCACTAGGACAATGCCAGaagtttccattttcttttctggtttACTAGGTGATGGGCTGGATAGTTTCTCACTTACAAACTCAAAGAACTTAACAAATAACAAACTGTTGTTAGTCGAGACATGATCACTTTTCACTTTCAGATAATTTCGAAAAATTTAGTACTTTCCAACCTTAGCAGGAGTGGGAGGTTcgttgaagaaaaatattgttttcaaAAATCTACCCAAGTCCCAACTCTGCTTTCCAGCTTCTGCTGATATGGATCTTCGATACGTTCTTGGGGAGAGATGATCAGAGTTTTGTTGGTAGGGAAAGCTGTGTGGTCTGTCATTAAGTTGAAGAAAGGGTTTAGGAAGTGGAGAGGACAGCAACTGAGGATGTAAAGACTTTTTAAAATGATTCCTACCAACAGGTGATGAATAATCCTGCAATGTCAAGCCATCAAGTAATTAAGTCATaacaattcaaaattcaatagCTAATTCTCCTGCAGTAAATTTTGTTTATCACAAAGGATTATAAGCACAATTCAAGGCTTGGCCGAAATAAGTGAAGCTTAGCATccaattgaacaaaagaaactCCCACTTATTTCTCCCAGAAATGCAGAGTAAATGAGTAACAGTGTAATTTGGTTTGGACTGCT of Prunus dulcis chromosome 4, ALMONDv2, whole genome shotgun sequence contains these proteins:
- the LOC117626182 gene encoding uncharacterized protein LOC117626182, with the translated sequence MSGSESEASSSSSPSPGLPNKCPPPTAPMVQWVPKSTSDRLLQKFFDAAEFDFDYEQSGLWSPPVKRTVFLSSQGRIFTEQEMLAKLSTLTDAPTSTHKACCRAFWCF
- the LOC117626179 gene encoding protein HIGH CHLOROPHYLL FLUORESCENCE PHENOTYPE 173, chloroplastic-like, translating into MEFGVIKLSSPLSSSALNLQDYSSPVGRNHFKKSLHPQLLSSPLPKPFLQLNDRPHSFPYQQNSDHLSPRTYRRSISAEAGKQSWDLGRFLKTIFFFNEPPTPAKFFEFVSEKLSSPSPSKPEKKMETSGIVLVAGATGGVGRRVVDVLRKKGLPVRVLVRNEEKARKMLGPDVDLIVGDITKESTLVPEYFKGVRRVINAVSVIVGPKEGDTPDRQKYSQGIKFFEPEIKGDSPEKVEYIGIRNLINAVKGSVGLQDGKLLFGFEDNNYRELAWGALDDVVMGGVSESTFQIDPNGGENGGPTGIFKGVVSTANNGGFTSIRTKNLSTAEDLSAYDGLELRLKGDGRRYKLIVRTSRDWDTVGYTAGFDTVGDQWQTVRVPFSSLKPIFRARTVSDAPPFDPSNIVSLQLMFSKFEFDGKLNPTFVEGEFKLPLSSIRAYLKEPITPRFVHVGSAGVTRPDRPGLDLSKQPPAVRLNKELDFILTFKLKGEDLIRESGIPYTIVRPCALTEEPAGADLIFDQGDNITGKISREEVAQICVAALESPYASGKTFEVKSVVPFSEPFTVDPQNPPPEKDYNVYFKTLKDGITGKEILEQDPVPV